One window of Botrimarina mediterranea genomic DNA carries:
- a CDS encoding 6-pyruvoyl trahydropterin synthase family protein: MSDSREPTPSYAIRLDKAEFTFCAAHFITYAGDVCEPLHGHNYRVAVEAEGPLDENSYVLDFIATRDSLAAITRGLDHRMLLPTEHPLIRVEETTGPLGGAEMVVTFRDRRWVFPHSDCVLLPLANTTAELLARWIGEQLLAALAQRGEPTPARLVIEVDECDGQVGFCRLEGL; encoded by the coding sequence ATGTCCGATAGCCGAGAGCCGACACCCTCGTACGCCATCCGCCTCGACAAGGCCGAGTTCACCTTCTGCGCGGCGCACTTCATCACTTATGCCGGCGATGTTTGCGAACCGCTGCATGGTCACAACTACCGCGTCGCCGTCGAGGCCGAGGGGCCGCTCGACGAGAACTCGTACGTGCTCGACTTCATCGCGACGCGCGACTCGCTCGCAGCGATTACGCGCGGGCTCGACCACCGGATGCTGCTGCCGACCGAGCACCCGCTGATCCGCGTCGAAGAGACCACCGGACCGCTCGGCGGCGCCGAAATGGTCGTCACGTTCCGTGACCGCCGCTGGGTCTTTCCGCATTCCGACTGCGTGCTGCTGCCGCTTGCGAACACGACGGCCGAACTGCTCGCCCGCTGGATCGGCGAGCAATTGCTCGCAGCCCTCGCCCAACGCGGCGAACCAACACCGGCGCGGCTGGTTATTGAGGTCGATGAGTGCGACGGGCAGGTCGGCTTTTGCCGGTTGGAAGGGTTGTAG
- a CDS encoding efflux RND transporter permease subunit, which produces MSRLLYDNRRLLVLSITLVIVAGLSSLMVLPRLEDPVLTQRAAIVNTLLPGATPERVEALVVEPIEEELREVPEIKEVRTTARAGVATTIIELRDDVYQADEVWSRVRNKIDDAEAQLPPEASKPRFDLLEVTAYASILALRWDAPTDVNYAVLRRLAEELERRMLAVPGTREVDTFGDPDEEITVEIDAARLAMLGLSADDVARQLAASDAKVAAGQVRAAGGSLVIEVASELDTVQRIAATPIRYGASDGDDAGRVITLGAVADVRKGIANPPRRAALVDGKPAVTIGVLVRSDQRIDHWFVAADESIRAFEQELPPAVGLKRVFEQSGYVKSRLATLMGNLVAGAAAVMVVVWLMMGWRNALVVGSALPLAALMVLAGMRWLEIPIHQMSVTGLIIALGLLIDNAIVVVDEVAVRIHQGESPGGAVSDAVRHLAGPLFGSTLTTCLSFAPIALMPGPAGEFVGAIAISVMLAVTSSFVLALTVTPAVAAIFAPQAERERLPWWATGLRSDRLTSGYRVVLEFLYRRPALGIGLAMAPPIVGFVLARSLTEQFFPPAERDQFQVQLDLPAGASIDATRRLAIEAREVLLAHPRVESVDWFLGESAPTFYYNMLANRAAVPQYAQAIVQIDSSEDYFALVREVQQELNAKLPAGRFLAKQLEQGPPFDAPIEARLFGPDLDELEALGRQVRRVMSETPGIVLTQSDLSESLPKLAVEVDEASARLAGLDNQSVARQLDATLEGAVGGLVLEGTESLPVRVRVAGADRSETGRVAAADLVGRSATGDAVRTPLSALASLRLESERSAIPHFNSERINEVKAYIAAGLLPAEVQARFERRLAESDFELPQGYRLEWGGEGAKRNDAVGNLMSNVAVLMVLMAATLVLSFSSFRMAVIIGAVAALSVGLALGSLSIAGYPFGFTAIIGTMGLIGVGINDTIVVLAALREDARARTGDVDAIVDVVARSSRHVLATTFTTIAGFLPLILGGGGFWPPMAITIAGGVGGATLLALIFAPSAYTLLMCPRCQAVPDADAIEIEAEQTALLSAG; this is translated from the coding sequence ATGTCTCGCCTCCTCTACGACAACCGCCGGCTACTCGTGCTGTCGATCACGCTAGTGATCGTCGCTGGCTTGTCGTCGCTGATGGTGTTGCCGCGGTTGGAGGACCCGGTGCTGACGCAACGGGCGGCGATCGTCAACACGCTGCTCCCCGGCGCAACGCCCGAGCGCGTCGAGGCGCTGGTGGTCGAGCCGATCGAGGAAGAGCTGCGCGAGGTCCCCGAGATCAAGGAGGTCCGCACCACCGCGCGGGCGGGTGTGGCGACGACGATCATCGAGCTGCGCGACGACGTGTACCAGGCCGACGAGGTCTGGTCGCGGGTCCGCAACAAGATCGACGACGCCGAGGCGCAGCTCCCTCCCGAAGCGTCCAAGCCGCGATTCGATCTGCTCGAAGTGACGGCTTATGCGTCGATCCTCGCGCTGCGGTGGGACGCGCCGACCGACGTGAATTACGCCGTGCTGCGGCGGCTGGCCGAGGAGCTTGAGCGGCGGATGCTTGCCGTGCCGGGGACGCGCGAGGTCGATACGTTCGGCGATCCCGACGAAGAGATCACCGTCGAGATTGACGCCGCCCGGCTGGCGATGCTCGGCCTCTCGGCCGACGACGTGGCGCGGCAGCTGGCGGCGAGCGACGCGAAGGTCGCCGCCGGGCAGGTGCGCGCCGCCGGTGGCTCACTGGTGATCGAGGTCGCGTCGGAACTCGACACCGTCCAACGCATCGCCGCGACGCCGATCCGCTATGGCGCCAGCGACGGCGACGACGCCGGACGCGTCATCACGCTCGGCGCCGTGGCCGACGTGAGGAAAGGGATCGCGAACCCGCCACGCCGCGCGGCGCTGGTCGATGGCAAACCGGCGGTGACGATCGGCGTGCTGGTCCGCAGCGACCAGCGGATCGACCACTGGTTCGTCGCCGCCGACGAGTCGATCCGGGCGTTCGAGCAAGAGCTGCCGCCGGCCGTTGGTTTGAAGCGGGTCTTCGAACAGAGTGGCTACGTGAAGTCGCGGCTCGCGACGCTGATGGGGAACCTCGTGGCGGGCGCCGCGGCGGTGATGGTTGTGGTGTGGCTGATGATGGGCTGGCGGAACGCGCTGGTGGTTGGTTCGGCGCTGCCGTTGGCGGCGTTGATGGTGCTTGCCGGGATGCGGTGGCTGGAGATCCCGATCCACCAGATGTCGGTGACGGGGCTGATCATTGCGCTGGGGCTGCTAATCGATAACGCCATCGTCGTCGTCGACGAGGTCGCCGTCCGCATCCACCAAGGCGAGTCCCCCGGCGGCGCGGTCTCTGACGCGGTCCGCCACTTGGCGGGGCCCCTGTTTGGCTCGACGCTGACGACGTGTTTGTCGTTTGCCCCGATCGCGCTAATGCCCGGCCCGGCGGGCGAGTTCGTCGGCGCGATAGCGATCAGCGTGATGCTCGCTGTGACCTCGTCGTTCGTGCTGGCTCTGACGGTGACGCCCGCGGTGGCGGCGATCTTCGCGCCGCAGGCCGAGCGGGAGCGGCTGCCGTGGTGGGCGACCGGTTTGCGATCGGACCGGCTCACGAGCGGATACCGCGTCGTGCTCGAGTTCTTGTATCGCCGGCCCGCGCTGGGGATCGGACTGGCGATGGCGCCGCCGATCGTCGGGTTTGTCTTGGCGCGTTCGTTGACCGAGCAGTTCTTTCCGCCCGCCGAGCGTGATCAATTCCAAGTGCAGCTCGACTTGCCGGCCGGCGCGTCGATCGACGCCACGCGTCGCCTCGCCATCGAGGCCCGGGAAGTGTTGCTCGCCCACCCGCGGGTGGAGTCGGTCGATTGGTTCCTCGGCGAGAGCGCGCCGACGTTCTACTACAACATGCTCGCCAACCGCGCCGCCGTGCCGCAGTACGCACAGGCGATTGTGCAGATCGATTCGAGCGAGGACTACTTCGCGCTGGTGCGTGAGGTGCAGCAGGAGTTGAACGCTAAGCTCCCCGCCGGTCGCTTCCTCGCCAAGCAACTCGAACAGGGCCCGCCGTTCGACGCGCCGATCGAGGCGCGGCTGTTTGGGCCCGACCTCGACGAGCTCGAGGCTCTGGGGCGGCAGGTGCGGCGCGTGATGAGCGAGACGCCGGGTATTGTGTTGACGCAGTCCGACCTCTCGGAGTCGCTGCCGAAGCTGGCCGTCGAGGTCGACGAGGCGTCGGCGCGGCTGGCGGGGCTCGATAACCAATCGGTCGCGCGACAGCTCGACGCGACGCTCGAAGGCGCCGTCGGCGGCCTGGTGCTCGAAGGGACGGAGAGCCTGCCCGTGCGGGTGCGCGTCGCCGGCGCCGATCGCAGCGAGACGGGTCGTGTCGCGGCCGCGGACCTCGTGGGTCGCAGTGCGACGGGCGATGCGGTCCGCACGCCGCTTTCGGCGTTGGCGTCGCTGCGTCTGGAGTCGGAGCGGTCGGCGATACCGCATTTCAATTCCGAACGGATCAACGAGGTGAAGGCCTACATCGCCGCCGGCCTGCTCCCCGCGGAGGTGCAGGCGCGGTTCGAACGGCGGCTGGCGGAGTCCGACTTCGAGTTGCCGCAGGGCTATCGGCTCGAGTGGGGCGGCGAGGGCGCCAAACGCAACGACGCCGTCGGCAACCTGATGTCGAACGTCGCGGTGCTGATGGTGCTGATGGCGGCGACGCTCGTGCTGTCGTTCAGCAGCTTCCGCATGGCGGTGATCATCGGCGCCGTCGCGGCGCTGTCGGTGGGACTCGCCCTCGGGTCGTTGTCGATCGCTGGTTATCCGTTTGGCTTCACCGCGATCATCGGCACGATGGGGCTCATCGGCGTCGGCATCAACGACACGATCGTCGTGCTCGCCGCGCTGCGGGAGGACGCGCGGGCGCGGACCGGCGACGTGGACGCAATCGTCGACGTCGTGGCGCGATCGAGCCGCCATGTCCTGGCGACGACCTTCACCACGATCGCCGGCTTCCTGCCGCTGATCCTCGGCGGCGGCGGCTTCTGGCCCCCGATGGCGATCACGATCGCCGGCGGCGTCGGCGGAGCGACCCTGCTGGCGCTGATCTTCGCCCCCTCGGCCTACACGCTGCTGATGTGCCCACGCTGCCAGGCGGTCCCCGACGCGGACGCGATCGAGATCGAAGCCGAGCAGACGGCGCTGTTGTCGGCAGGGTAG
- a CDS encoding efflux RND transporter periplasmic adaptor subunit — protein MTNRWIATGIGVLVVVIAAGAATLATRNDRAAASESPSPSVTPVGAMRAELVDSYLRERVYTGTLVAKRRSTLSFERAGKVVELVVDEGDAVAKGQLLARLDTRRLDARRAKAEADLAQASAVLSELKAGPRPQTIAAARAEVENLAAQRDVAEKTMKRREQLVASSAVSREEYELAMYDYRAAAARTEVAQKNLDELEAGTRRERVDAQEAQVAALEASLADILHELDDSVLLAPYDGCIARRKIDEGTVIAAGAPVVELIETGALEAWVGVPPASARSFAVGDNTSLRIDGRDYAAVVQSVRPELDAQTRTQNVVLRIDDAAGPTSGGLVAGEVVRLGVAEPVAMSGYWVPTQALSPDRRGLWSVLVVEDGKAAQRAVEVIENAGDRSFVRGALQPGEAVIVEGAHRVVAGQRVAAEMNGVKSAKRSVEQSSASEKSPSLSGRPFLGYAGGGSAASIALPH, from the coding sequence ATGACCAATCGTTGGATAGCGACGGGTATTGGCGTTCTTGTGGTGGTCATTGCGGCCGGCGCCGCGACCTTGGCGACACGGAACGATCGGGCCGCGGCGAGCGAGTCGCCGTCGCCATCGGTGACGCCGGTAGGCGCCATGAGGGCGGAACTGGTGGACTCGTACCTCCGCGAGCGCGTCTACACCGGCACGCTCGTCGCCAAGCGGCGGAGCACGTTGTCGTTCGAGCGCGCCGGCAAGGTCGTTGAGCTTGTCGTCGATGAAGGGGACGCTGTCGCCAAAGGCCAACTCCTGGCGCGGCTCGACACGCGGCGGCTCGACGCCCGGCGGGCGAAGGCCGAGGCCGACCTCGCCCAGGCGAGCGCAGTGCTGAGTGAGCTCAAGGCAGGGCCGCGGCCGCAGACGATCGCCGCCGCTCGCGCCGAGGTCGAGAACCTCGCCGCGCAACGCGACGTGGCGGAGAAGACGATGAAGCGTCGCGAGCAACTGGTCGCCAGCAGCGCGGTGAGCCGCGAAGAGTACGAACTGGCGATGTACGACTACCGCGCCGCCGCAGCGCGCACCGAGGTCGCGCAGAAGAACCTCGACGAGCTCGAGGCCGGCACGCGGCGAGAACGCGTCGACGCGCAAGAGGCGCAGGTCGCGGCGCTCGAGGCGAGCCTGGCCGACATCCTGCATGAACTCGACGACTCGGTGTTGCTAGCGCCGTACGACGGCTGCATCGCCCGGCGAAAAATCGACGAAGGGACCGTCATCGCCGCTGGGGCGCCGGTGGTTGAACTGATCGAAACCGGCGCGCTGGAGGCTTGGGTCGGCGTGCCGCCCGCTTCGGCGAGGAGTTTTGCAGTCGGCGACAACACGAGCCTCCGCATCGATGGCCGCGACTACGCCGCCGTTGTGCAATCGGTCCGTCCCGAGCTCGACGCGCAGACACGGACGCAGAACGTCGTGTTGCGGATTGATGACGCAGCGGGCCCGACGTCAGGAGGACTTGTCGCGGGCGAAGTCGTGCGGCTGGGCGTCGCCGAGCCGGTGGCGATGAGCGGCTACTGGGTTCCCACCCAAGCGCTGAGCCCCGACCGCCGCGGTCTCTGGTCGGTGCTCGTAGTGGAGGACGGTAAAGCGGCGCAACGCGCGGTCGAGGTGATCGAGAACGCGGGCGATCGCTCGTTCGTCCGCGGCGCGCTACAACCCGGTGAAGCGGTGATCGTCGAAGGGGCGCATCGTGTCGTCGCGGGGCAACGCGTTGCGGCGGAAATGAATGGAGTGAAGTCGGCTAAGCGTTCGGTTGAGCAAAGCAGTGCGAGCGAAAAGTCCCCCTCCCTTTCAGGGAGGCCCTTCCTTGGGTACGCGGGGGGAGGTTCTGCGGCGTCGATCGCCTTGCCGCATTGA
- a CDS encoding alpha/beta fold hydrolase — protein MPASSKTNDAKWRSEYPFSSHWMNLPDGQLHYVDEGPRSGETLLFVHGNPTWSFHWRRLITALSPTRRCVAIDHLGCGLSDKPHVGYRLADRIRHLGRLVDELDLRQVTLVAQDWGGAIGLGAMLDRQERLDRVLLYNTGAWPPDSIPARINVCKTPLLGKLALQGGNLFSLTALRMTMARRKLDAIAEAGYLAPYNNWANRRAVYEFVADIPRTPDHPTWRTLKSIDERLPQLARLPIRLVWGMQDWCFTPACLERFQRYWPEAEAFRLEDVGHWVPEDAPEEALRLLAEFVGGATAVGDAAAHSTHVVREGV, from the coding sequence ATGCCCGCTAGCTCCAAGACCAACGACGCCAAGTGGCGGAGTGAATACCCGTTCTCTTCTCACTGGATGAATCTACCCGACGGTCAGCTGCACTACGTTGACGAGGGGCCGCGCAGTGGCGAAACGCTGCTCTTTGTCCACGGCAACCCGACGTGGTCGTTCCATTGGCGGCGTTTGATCACGGCGCTGAGCCCGACGCGCCGCTGCGTGGCGATCGACCATCTGGGCTGCGGTCTCAGCGATAAGCCTCACGTCGGCTACCGACTCGCCGATCGCATCCGGCACTTGGGTCGGCTCGTTGACGAACTCGACCTGCGTCAGGTCACGCTTGTCGCACAGGACTGGGGCGGCGCGATTGGCCTAGGCGCGATGCTCGACCGGCAGGAGCGGCTCGATCGGGTGCTGCTTTACAACACCGGCGCGTGGCCGCCCGACTCGATCCCTGCGCGGATCAACGTTTGCAAGACGCCGCTCTTGGGCAAGCTCGCGCTGCAAGGGGGCAACCTGTTCTCGCTCACGGCGCTGCGGATGACGATGGCGCGGCGGAAGCTCGACGCAATCGCCGAGGCCGGTTACCTCGCGCCGTACAACAACTGGGCCAACCGCCGCGCAGTGTACGAGTTCGTCGCCGACATCCCACGGACGCCCGACCACCCAACGTGGCGGACGCTGAAGTCCATCGACGAGCGGCTGCCGCAACTCGCAAGGCTGCCGATCCGGCTGGTGTGGGGGATGCAAGACTGGTGCTTCACGCCGGCGTGCCTCGAACGGTTTCAGCGCTACTGGCCAGAGGCCGAGGCGTTTCGGCTAGAGGACGTGGGGCATTGGGTGCCGGAGGACGCGCCTGAAGAGGCGTTGCGGCTGTTGGCGGAGTTTGTTGGCGGCGCGACCGCGGTCGGGGACGCCGCGGCTCATTCGACGCACGTTGTGCGCGAAGGGGTTTGA
- a CDS encoding chemotaxis protein CheX: protein MRVEHINPFLKAVTNTFATMLAADCHRGDLTLGDPKQRMFPISGLIGLSGKAHGMVVINLSTEVALKAASAMLMEEMTEINDDVVDAVGELANVIAGQAKTDLEQFDLSVSLPNVIIGEGHEIRFPSSTPPLVVPFKTDFGPMRLEVGFEPAPELASV, encoded by the coding sequence ATGCGAGTCGAACACATCAACCCGTTCCTCAAGGCGGTCACCAACACGTTCGCCACAATGCTGGCGGCGGACTGCCATCGCGGCGACCTGACGCTCGGCGACCCCAAGCAACGGATGTTCCCGATCAGCGGCCTCATCGGCCTCTCGGGCAAGGCCCACGGCATGGTCGTGATCAACCTCTCGACCGAGGTGGCGCTGAAGGCCGCGTCGGCGATGCTGATGGAAGAGATGACCGAGATCAACGACGACGTCGTCGACGCCGTTGGCGAGTTGGCGAACGTCATCGCCGGCCAGGCAAAGACCGACCTCGAGCAGTTCGACCTCTCGGTGAGTCTGCCGAACGTGATCATCGGCGAAGGCCACGAAATCCGCTTCCCCTCCTCGACGCCGCCGCTCGTGGTGCCGTTCAAGACCGACTTCGGCCCGATGCGGCTAGAAGTAGGCTTCGAGCCCGCGCCGGAACTAGCTAGCGTCTAA
- a CDS encoding PQQ-binding-like beta-propeller repeat protein yields MKSLNLLCVFSLVGASTLSFAADSVPAPTKEWNQWGGSSVRNNVPVGTDIPTEWNVGEFDFKTGEWDSETAENVKWVARLGSQTYGNCVIADGKAFVGTNNSGGWLERYPSNVDLGCLLCFDIEDGKFLWQHSSEKLKTGRVHDWPLQGICTAPLVEGKKLWFVTSRGEVRCLDTEGFHDGENDGPITDEQHTAENEADVVWVFDMMRELGVSQHNMCSCSLTAVGDILLVVTGNGVDESHLNLPSPNAPSFIAIDKNSGKLLWSDDSPGDAILHGQWSSPAYAEIEMPDGTMQPQAIFAGGDGWLYGFDPKGDGEGGSKLLWKFDANPKESFYVVNSSATRNHLIATPVVYKNRVYIGVGEDPEHGEGVGHLWCIDPTGSGDVSPELAFNSEDPDEPIAPKRLQAVVPEEGDFARPNPNSKVIWHYSELDDNGDGEIDPFLETMHRTIGSVAIKDDVLYVADFSGIFHCLDAMATGEPKVHWSYDMYAAAWGSPLIVDDKVYIGDEDGDIAIFNHSADPNEAMVEDGGEMMPAHGEINMGNSVYSTPVVADNVLYISNRTHLFAIEKKE; encoded by the coding sequence ATGAAGTCGTTGAACTTGCTGTGCGTGTTTTCGCTTGTCGGCGCTAGTACGCTTTCATTCGCCGCCGACTCGGTTCCTGCTCCAACGAAGGAGTGGAACCAGTGGGGCGGCAGCAGCGTCCGCAACAACGTCCCGGTGGGGACCGATATCCCCACCGAGTGGAACGTCGGTGAGTTCGACTTCAAGACCGGCGAGTGGGACTCGGAGACCGCCGAAAACGTGAAGTGGGTCGCCAGGCTCGGCTCGCAGACCTACGGCAACTGCGTCATCGCCGACGGTAAGGCCTTCGTCGGCACCAACAACTCCGGCGGCTGGCTCGAGCGCTACCCGTCGAACGTCGATCTCGGCTGCCTCCTTTGCTTCGACATCGAGGACGGCAAGTTCCTCTGGCAGCACTCGTCCGAGAAGCTCAAGACGGGCCGCGTCCACGACTGGCCGCTGCAAGGCATCTGCACCGCGCCGCTAGTCGAGGGCAAGAAGTTGTGGTTCGTCACCAGCCGCGGCGAGGTCCGCTGCCTCGATACCGAAGGCTTCCATGATGGTGAGAACGACGGCCCCATCACCGACGAGCAGCACACCGCCGAGAACGAAGCCGACGTCGTCTGGGTCTTCGACATGATGCGCGAGCTGGGCGTCTCGCAGCACAACATGTGCTCGTGCAGCCTCACCGCGGTCGGCGACATCCTGCTAGTGGTCACCGGCAATGGCGTCGACGAGTCGCACCTCAACCTGCCCTCGCCCAACGCGCCGAGCTTCATCGCCATCGATAAGAACTCGGGCAAGCTGCTCTGGTCGGATGACTCGCCCGGCGACGCCATCCTCCACGGCCAGTGGTCAAGCCCCGCGTACGCCGAGATCGAGATGCCCGACGGCACGATGCAGCCGCAGGCGATCTTCGCGGGCGGCGACGGCTGGCTCTACGGCTTCGATCCCAAGGGGGACGGCGAGGGCGGTTCGAAGCTCCTCTGGAAGTTCGACGCCAACCCTAAGGAGTCGTTCTACGTCGTCAACTCCAGCGCCACCCGCAACCACCTGATCGCCACGCCCGTTGTCTACAAGAACCGCGTCTACATCGGCGTCGGCGAGGACCCCGAGCACGGCGAAGGCGTCGGCCACCTGTGGTGCATCGACCCGACCGGTTCGGGCGACGTCTCCCCCGAGTTGGCGTTCAACTCCGAGGACCCCGACGAGCCCATCGCCCCCAAGCGGCTCCAGGCCGTCGTCCCCGAAGAGGGCGACTTCGCCCGGCCCAACCCCAACTCGAAGGTCATCTGGCACTACAGCGAGCTCGACGACAACGGCGACGGCGAGATCGACCCGTTCCTCGAGACGATGCACCGCACGATCGGCTCGGTCGCCATCAAGGACGACGTCTTGTACGTCGCCGACTTCAGCGGCATCTTCCACTGCCTCGACGCGATGGCGACCGGCGAGCCGAAGGTCCACTGGAGCTACGACATGTACGCCGCGGCCTGGGGCTCGCCGCTGATCGTTGACGACAAGGTCTACATCGGCGACGAGGACGGCGACATCGCCATCTTCAATCACTCGGCCGACCCCAACGAGGCGATGGTCGAAGACGGCGGCGAGATGATGCCCGCCCACGGCGAGATCAACATGGGCAACAGCGTCTACTCCACGCCCGTCGTCGCCGACAATGTGCTGTACATCAGCAACCGCACGCACTTGTTTGCGATCGAGAAGAAAGAATAA
- a CDS encoding TetR/AcrR family transcriptional regulator produces the protein MTIPFPTPTQLDDAPRPGESRKQREIRLREAQILAVARDQILEGGYLGLNMDRIAAQIEYSKGTIYQHFRNKEEILLALVNDALDTRQRMFKVAAAIQAPDRVRLATLGAAAEAFVEHFPYHFKVEQIVRAASIWEKTSPERRELMQSCEKLCMSTVVEVVHHGVATGDLSLPEGVRPEEIVFGLWSIYLGSQIITHSSDTLGEIGIDNPIRSLRTNQHRMLDGYGWRPLSSDYDYSAHMDRVKAEMFRHDQFAT, from the coding sequence ATGACCATCCCCTTTCCAACGCCGACCCAGCTCGACGACGCGCCCCGCCCGGGCGAGTCGCGCAAGCAGCGTGAGATCCGGCTCCGCGAGGCCCAGATCCTGGCGGTCGCCCGCGATCAGATCCTCGAAGGGGGCTACCTGGGACTCAACATGGACCGCATCGCGGCCCAGATCGAGTACTCCAAGGGGACGATCTACCAGCACTTCCGTAATAAGGAAGAGATCCTGCTGGCCTTGGTGAACGACGCCCTCGACACCCGCCAGCGGATGTTCAAGGTGGCGGCGGCGATCCAAGCGCCCGACCGGGTGCGGCTCGCGACCCTCGGCGCCGCTGCCGAGGCCTTCGTCGAGCATTTCCCCTACCACTTCAAGGTGGAGCAGATCGTCCGCGCCGCGTCGATCTGGGAGAAGACCTCGCCCGAGCGCCGCGAGCTGATGCAGAGCTGCGAGAAGCTCTGCATGTCGACCGTCGTCGAGGTAGTCCATCACGGTGTCGCCACCGGAGACCTCTCCCTCCCCGAGGGGGTACGGCCCGAGGAAATTGTCTTCGGCCTCTGGTCGATTTACCTTGGCTCTCAGATCATCACCCATAGCAGCGACACGCTGGGCGAGATCGGCATCGACAACCCGATCCGCTCGCTCCGCACCAACCAGCACCGGATGCTCGACGGCTACGGCTGGCGGCCGTTGTCGAGCGACTACGATTACTCGGCCCACATGGACCGCGTCAAAGCCGAGATGTTCCGGCACGACCAATTCGCGACCTAA
- a CDS encoding response regulator encodes MKKVLSVGQCGPDHSGIVAFLKRNFGEVAIDTAKLPGDTMTKLRTSGYDLVLVNRKLDEDYSDGLEIIKAIKADPALQETPVMLVTNYADHQNTAVAAGALRGFGKLEFNQPETVERVRAVLGE; translated from the coding sequence ATGAAGAAGGTACTCAGCGTCGGTCAGTGCGGACCCGATCACTCCGGGATTGTCGCGTTCCTCAAGCGGAACTTCGGCGAGGTGGCGATCGATACGGCCAAGCTCCCCGGCGACACGATGACGAAGCTGCGCACGAGCGGCTACGACCTAGTGCTGGTGAACCGCAAGCTCGACGAGGACTACTCGGACGGCCTGGAGATCATCAAGGCGATCAAGGCCGACCCGGCCCTGCAAGAGACGCCGGTAATGCTCGTCACCAACTACGCCGACCACCAAAACACGGCCGTCGCCGCCGGCGCGCTTCGCGGCTTCGGCAAGCTCGAGTTCAACCAGCCCGAGACGGTCGAACGCGTCCGCGCGGTGCTGGGCGAGTAG